A DNA window from Vigna angularis cultivar LongXiaoDou No.4 chromosome 1, ASM1680809v1, whole genome shotgun sequence contains the following coding sequences:
- the LOC108322899 gene encoding uncharacterized protein At5g39865, producing the protein MGCASSKGMDVAAVPYRPAPTSFAVFDINAIEEPWLKHLNETSTQIHQDKTPLPAPILHKLNMLDATDAPQSWEEVSKTLQDLKPVITKPPTTSPPPQPQPQPPQKTNSFHTLEELDSKLKPKPQAKEPDAVKPETVKPVVANVTVARGSKLKDNVFIVRDRLEREKEEKESAFERLRRDPLSAFPEKCPPGGSETVVVYTTSLRGVRKTFEDCNRVRDVLETQRVVFDERDVSLHGEFLREVKELVGEAVALPRVFVKGRYVGGLEELAELNETGRLGRIQRATRMERGIGRQTCGGCGGARFVPCLDCGGSCKVLVDGIDKQRCPKCNENGLVHCPSCI; encoded by the coding sequence ATGGGGTGTGCTTCCTCTAAGGGTATGGATGTGGCAGCGGTCCCTTACCGGCCGGCGCCGACGAGCTTCGCGGTGTTCGACATAAACGCGATAGAGGAGCCATGGCTGAAGCACCTGAACGAGACCTCCACCCAAATCCACCAAGACAAAACCCCTCTCCCCGCTCCTATCCTCCACAAACTCAACATGCTCGACGCCACCGACGCCCCTCAATCATGGGAGGAGGTCAGCAAAACACTCCAAGACCTCAAACCCGTCATCACCAAACCTCCTACCACCTCACCGCCTCCGCAGCCTCAACCTCAACCTCCGCAAAAAACTAACTCCTTCCACACACTCGAAGAGTTAGACTCCAAGTTAAAGCCCAAGCCCCAAGCAAAAGAGCCCGACGCAGTGAAGCCCGAAACAGTAAAACCCGTTGTGGCTAACGTGACCGTGGCGCGAGGGAGCAAGCTGAAGGACAACGTGTTCATAGTGCGGGACAGGTTggagagagagaaggaggagaaggagtCGGCGTTCGAGCGGCTTCGGCGGGATCCACTGAGCGCGTTTCCGGAGAAGTGTCCGCCGGGGGGGAGCGAGACGGTGGTGGTGTACACGACGTCGTTGCGGGGCGTGAGGAAGACGTTCGAGGACTGCAACAGGGTGCGCGACGTGCTGGAGACGCAGCGCGTGGTGTTCGACGAGCGCGACGTGTCGCTGCACGGGGAGTTTCTCCGGGAGGTGAAGGAGCTGGTGGGAGAGGCGGTGGCGCTTCCGCGGGTGTTCGTGAAGGGGAGGTACGTGGGGGGCTTGGAGGAGTTGGCGGAGCTGAACGAGACGGGTCGGCTGGGGAGGATACAGAGGGCCACACGTATGGAGAGGGGGATTGGGAGGCAAACGTGTGGAGGATGTGGTGGGGCCCGGTTTGTGCCTTGTTTGGATTGTGGTGGGAGTTGCAAAGTTTTGGTGGATGGAATAGACAAACAGAGGTGTCCCAAGTGTAATGAGAATGGCTTGGTTCATTGCCCTTCTTGTATTTGA
- the LOC108322966 gene encoding DCD domain-containing protein NRP-B, producing MENNQSFWQFSDQLRLQTSNLANLSLNDSIWSNSYVSKRRDERINFDIKVGGEINSFKSKESASDFKDNMNGSFLAMSYNNNNLNHNNNNILGVGLDAGVGLNGGFNKGIYSKPAFANLNTNINLNINPKGHKGKAEDDLLHPPKSSKKNNNPNKKHDSNNSAGNNDNGKDSKAAADKRFKTLPPSESLPRNETIGGYIFVCNNDTMAENLKRQLFGLPPRYRDSVRAITPGLPLFLYNYSTHQLHGIFEAAGFGGTNIDPMAWEDKKCPGESRFPAQVRVITRKTCEPLEEDSFRPILHHYDGPKFRLELNVPEALSLLDIFAEQDTFNDTFKAFDA from the exons ATGGAGAATAATCAGTCTTTCTGGCAATTCAGTGACCAGCTGCGTCTGCAGACATCCAATTTGGCAAACCTCTCTCTGAATGATTCGATTTGGAGCAACAGCTACGTGTCCAAGAGGCGTGATGAAAGGattaattttgacatcaaaGTGGGTGGTGAGATCAACTCTTTCAAGTCAAAGGAGTCTGCTTCTGATTTCAAGGATAACATGAACGGATCTTTTCTTGCCATGAgttacaacaacaacaacctcaACCACAACAATAACAACATTCTGGGTGTTGGTTTGGATGCTGGGGTGGGTCTCAATGGAGGCTTCAACAAGGGAATCTACTCCAAACCTGCCTTTGCCAATCTTAACACTAACATTAACCTCAATATCAATCCTAAGGGGCACAAGGGTAAGGCCGAAGATGACCTTCTTCACCCTCCCAAATCTTCCAAGAAAAACAACAACCCCAACAAGAAACACGACAGTAACAACAGCGCCGGCAACAATGATAACGGCAAGGATTCCAAGGCTGCTGCCGACAAGAGATTCAAAACACTGCCACCGTCGGAGTCTCTTCCCAGGAATGAAACCATTGGAGGCTACATCTTCGTTTGCAACAATGACACCATGGCTGAAAATCTCAAGAGGCAACTCTTCG GTCTGCCACCACGTTACAGAGATTCTGTTCGGGCCATTACTCCAGGGTTGCCCCTTTTCCTTTACAACTATTCCACTCACCAACTCCATGGAATCTTTGAG GCTGCAGGTTTTGGAGGAACAAACATTGATCCAATGGCTTGGGAGGATAAGAAATGCCCCGGTGAATCTCGTTTCCCTGCTCAG GTGAGAGTGATCACAAGGAAAACATGTGAACCACTGGAGGAGGACTCATTCAGACCAATCCTTCACCACTATGATGGTCCCAAGTTTCGTCTTGAGCTGAACGTGCCTGag GCCTTGTCTCTGCTCGATATTTTTGCTGAACAAGATACTTTCAACGATACTTTCAAGGCTTTCGATGCATAA
- the LOC108322896 gene encoding 3-oxoacyl-[acyl-carrier-protein] synthase I, chloroplastic, with the protein MASIAGTCPLGALHRNSVSENNRKNSVVHYEGLRLPQRTQMPFSLTTVPSHYISASSSSRCRIIKAMASSTVAAPKREKDPKKRVVITGMGLVSVFGSDIDTFYNKLLEGESGISLIDRFDASSFSVRFGGQIRDFSSEGYIDGKNDRRLDDCWRYCIVAGKRALDDANLGQQVLDTMDKTRIGVLVGTGMGGLTAFSSGVEALIQKGYKKITPFFIPYSITNMGSALLAIDTGLMGPNYSISTACATANYCFYAAANHIRRGEADIMVVGGTEAAIMPTGVGGFIACRALSQRNEDPKKASRPWDKDRDGFVMGEGSGVLIMESLESATKRGATIIAEYLGGAITCDAHHMTDPRSDGLGVSSCITKSLEDAGVSPEEVNYVNAHATSTLAGDLAEVNAIKKVFKDTSELKMNATKSMIGHGLGAAGGLEAIATIKAITTGWVHPSINQDNLEPSVTIDTVPNVKKQHEVNVGISNSFGFGGHNSVVVFAPFRP; encoded by the exons atggCGAGCATTGCTGGTACATGTCCTTTAGGCGCATTGCACAGAAACAGTGTCTCAGAAAACAATAGGAAGAACTCTGTGGTTCATTATGAGGGGCTTAGATTGCCACAGAGAACGCAAATGCCTTTTTCGCTTACAACCGTTCCAAGCCACTACATTTCAGCTTCTTCAT CTTCAAGATGCAGGATAATCAAGGCCATGGCTTCCTCAACCGTTGCAGCACCAAAGAGAGAAAAGGATCCAAAAAAGAGGGTAGTTATAACAGGAATGGGTCTTGTATCAGTCTTTGGCAGTGACATTGACACCTTTTACAACAAACTTCTTGAGGGAGAAAGTGGGATAAGCCTAATAGATAGGTTTGATGCCTCGAGTTTCTCTGTCCGATTTGGAGGTCAGATACGTGATTTCTCGTCAGAAGGTTACATTGATGGAAAGAATGATCGGCGCCTTGATGATTGCTGGAGGTATTGCATTGTAGCAGGCAAGAGGGCACTCGATGATGCCAACCTTGGACAACAAGTCCTTGACACT ATGGACAAAACAAGAATAGGAGTTCTGGTGGGAACAGGAATGGGAGGTTTAACGGCTTTCTCTTCTGGTGTGGAAGCTCTTATCCAGAAGGGATATAAGAAAATTACTCCATTTTTCATTCCTTACTCCATCACCAACATGGGTTCTGCTCTGTTGGCTATAGACACAGGCCTAATGGGTCCAAATTATTCCATTTCCACTGCTTGTGCAACAGCAAACTACTGCTTTTATGCGGCTGCTAATCACATCCGAAGAGGTGAAGCAGATATCATGGTGGTTGGTGGGACTGAGGCTGCAATCATGCCTACTGGTGTTGGAGGTTTCATTGCTTGCAGGGCTTTGTCTCAGAGGAATGAAGATCCCAAGAAGGCTTCACGACCATGGGACAAAGATCGTGATGGTTTTGTAATGGGTGAAGGCTCTGGTGTGCTG ATAATGGAGAGCTTGGAGAGTGCAACAAAGAGGGGAGCCACAATAATAGCAGAATATTTGGGAGGTGCCATAACATGTGATGCTCATCACATGACTGATCCAAGATCTGATGGACTTGGAGTTTCATCTTGCATAACCAAGAGTTTAGAAGATGCTGGAGTTTCTCCCGAAGAG GTGAACTATGTGAATGCTCATGCCACATCAACATTGGCTGGTGACCTGGCTGAAGTTAATGCAATCAAAAAGGTTTTTAAGGATACATCAGagttgaaaatgaatgcaacTAAG TCCATGATTGGTCATGGTCTTGGGGCTGCGGGTGGTTTGGAAGCCATAGCAACTATCAAAGCCATAACAACAGGATGGGTGCATCCATCCATTAACCAAGAT AACTTGGAGCCTAGTGTTACAATTGACACTGTCCCCAACGTTAAGAAGCAGCATGAAGTTAATGTTG GTATATCCAACTCTTTTGGTTTCGGTGGACACAATTCAGTAGTTGTCTTTGCCCCATTCAGACCATAA